DNA from Gemmatimonadaceae bacterium:
TGACCGTGACGGGGCGCTACCGCTAGGCGCTACCGCTAGGCGCTACCGCTGGGCGCGGTTGACGAGCACCTTGACCAGGGCCCGGCGGTTCTGGGCGCGGCCTTCGGGCGTCTCGTTCGATGCCGCGGGATCGTCCTCGCCGAACCCGGTCGGATTCAACAGGCGGCGGAGCGGAATCCCCCGTTCCTTCACGAGATAGTGGACCACCGCTTCGGCGCGGCGTTCGCTCAACTCCAGGTTGCTCGAGGCGCGTCCGACGGCGTCGGCATAGCCCGTCACCTCGATCAGGTAGCCGTCCTGGGTCATCGCCTTCGCGGCGACCGCGTCGAGCGCCTGGCGGTCGTCGTCGGTCAGCGTCGAGCTCGCGGTCGCGAACGTCACCATCATACTGTCGCGCACGTCGTACTTGTCGATGTCGTCGAAGCGCACGCTGATCGCGGCGAGACTGTCGCGCGCCCGTGCCTCGAGCGCCGCGAGGCTGTCGGCGATGCGCGCCTTGGTGGCCTCGAGATTGCCGCCGACCTTGTCGATGCTGTCGGCATTGGCGCCGACGCGCATGCTGAGCGCCACCGTGCCTGCCGCGACCTGCTGGGCGACGCGCAGCGCGCTCGAGTGGAAGCTGATCTTGTCGGCCACGAGATTGCCGCGGTCGCCGCCGTTGCCCTTCACCTCGACGATGAGACCGGGCAGCAGGCTTGACACGTCGCGCGGCTGCTTTTCCGTCTTGAACAAACCCGACGGCGACGAGATGCGCGTGCCTTCCGTCAACGTGATCACGTCCACGTGACCGTCCTCGTCGCGAATCACCATATCGTCACCGCGGCGGCTGATGATCAGGCCCTTGACCTTCGCGCCCTGGCCTTCCGTGAAGTTGGCCGGTGCGGTCACCGTTGTTGCGGGCAACGGCTGCGGCGTCTGCGCGCTCAGGTGGGCCGCAAACGCGGCGAACAACACCACGAGCAGCACCGTAAACACGAACATCAGCGACGATCCGCGAAGCCGATCCCTTTTGTCCTCCGTCCACATAAGCTCACCTCGTCCTGCTGCGGGGATGCAGGCGCCGTCCGGCCGCCTGCGAGTTCATAGACAGAATGCCGTGAACGCCGGTTCCCGCGGCATTCGACCATGGTCCGATGGGGCTCGCGTCCGACGCCCGCGTACTCTGTCGCGAGCGGCCAAGCGCCGCTCTGCATCGAAGTGAGGCACCTCAGCAGTTCATCAGCAGTTCATCAACAGACGCAGTTCCTGGAGGACCGCATGATCGGGAAGGTTCACAACGTTCACGGACGGACATGGCGCGCGCTTGCACTCTGCGGCGCGCTGGTCGCACTTGGCGCGTGCGGCGACGATGACAACAACCTCGTCGTCGTCGGACCGGGCGGCACCCCGGACGGCGTCGTCACGACGCTCAAGGATTCCGCGTTTGACTTCACCGTCCTGCACACGTTCGCGATGCCGGACACCATCATGCATCTGGTGCCGGCGACCGGAACGCCGCTCGCCGTAACGGGGCAGTTCGATCGTGCCACGCTCGACAAGGTGCGCGCGTCGTTCCTGGCGCGCGGCTACACGCAGGTGACGCCGTCGTCCACCGTCATTCCGGATTTCATCGTCCTGGTCGGCGCGACCGCCACGACGAACTACAACGCGTGGGTCGGCTATCCGTTCTTCGCGGTGTGGGGATCGTCGCCCGTGTGGGTGTTCAATCCCTCGTTCGACAACTCGTGGACCATCGTGTATCCGTGGGCCGCGGTGGTCGGCGTGACGGCGTTCGATCGCGGCACGCTCCTCATCGATCTCATTCCGACGAAGACGGTGACGCCGGTGACGAAGTCGGTGCGGTCCGCGTGGTCCGGTGTGGCGACAGGAGAGCTCAACGGTTCGTTCGGCCAGGGCACGATCAACGCGGCGGTCGACGAGATGTTCCGGCAGTCGCCGTATCTCGTCTCCGGGCCGACGGTGAATCCGCTCAACCAGCGGTGACCGTTCGCGCAGCCTCGCGGCCGCCCGCTCGCTCTCGCTCCAGCTTCCCTCCAAGACAGCGACCGGTAGAGTGAGCGGCGTCCGCGAATCGCGACGGTATTCCAGTAGTTTTATAGGAGAACAATCATGGCATACAGGCGGATCTGGATGATCGCCGCCGGACTGACCGGCGCCGCGGCGCTGGGCGCCGCCGCGGTCACGGCGCGTGGCGATGCCGCGCGCACGCGCCATGCCGCGGGCACTCTCGCGCCGGGCGATTCCAGCCCGGTCGTCGACCCCGACGCGGTCGCGGCGCTCGACAAGATGGGCAACTACCTGCGCACGCTCAAGGCCGTGCAGATCAAAGCCGTCGTCACGGATGAAGAGGTCTCACTCGACGGCGAGAAGGTGCAGACGACGAACACCGTCGACCTGCTCGCGTCACGGCCGAATCGCATGCGCGTGGAGGTGGCGAGCGAACGTCAGCCGCGCGTGTTCTACTACGACGGCAAGACGTTCACGTTGTGGGCGCCGAAGCTCGACTTCTACGCGAAGACAGACGCGCCCGGCACCATCAACGAGCTGGCCGACCGGCTCTCGGACAAGTACAACATCGACCTGCCGCTCGTCGATCTCTTCCGCTGGGGCACGCCGGAGTCGGGATTCAAGGAGTTGACAGCGGCGACCGACATGGGACCCAGCTCCGTCGACGGCACGACGTGCGAGCAGTACGTGTTTCGGCAAGACGGTCTCGATTGGCAGCTCTGGATTCAGAGCGGCGACTATCCGCTGCCGCGCAAGCTCGTGTTGACGACGACCACGGACGACGCTCGGCCGCAGCATACGTCGGTGTGGACGTGGAATCTCGCGCCGTCGTTCAACGATCAGGAATTTGCCTTCACGCCGCCGGCCGGAGCCCACCGCATCGAGTTCCTCGATGCCGAGAAGCTTCGCGCGCTGGGGGCAACGGGAGGAGCGAAATGAGTTCACTCATTAAGAAACTATGGTGGGCAGCGTCGGTGGCGGCGGTGGTCGGGGTGGCGGTGTATGAGCCGGCGCTTGCCCAGCGGCGAGGTGGTGGCGGCGGCATGCGCGGTGGCGGCGGGATGCGCGGCGGCGGGATGCGCGGCGCATCGCGGCCGAGCGTGACGAGGTCCGGCGGCGGCATGTCGCGCCCGTCGGGCGGCATGTCGCGGCCGTCCGCCGGCAATCGTCCGAGCACGCCGAATATCGGCCGTCCGGGCGGAGTCGGTGGCGTCGGCGGAGTCGGCGGAGTCGGCGGCATCGGTGGCGCCGGAGGAGTCGGCGGTGTCAATCGACCGGGCGGTGTCGGTGGCGCCGGTGGGCGTGTCGGCTCCGCGGCCGGCGACATTGCGCGCGGCGGCAACAACATCGGCAACGGGAACGTGAAGCGCGGTGACATCAGCAACCGCCCGATCGACATCAGCGACGTCGACGTCAACAACAATTGGGGTTGGGGCGACGGCTATCACGGCTGCTGTTATCACCCGATCGCGGCCGGCGCGGCGGTCGTCGCCGGCGCGGCCATCACGGCGGCGGCGATCGGCTCGACCTGGTACGCGCTTCCGTCCGGCTGCGTGACCAGCGTCGTCAACGGCGTCACCTACAACAACTGCTCGGGAACGTGGTACGAACCGTACTTCGACGGTACGACGACGACGTATGTCGTCGTGAGTCCGCCGCAATAGCAATCCAGAGAGACGCGGGCAACGGGGCGACGCATCCCCCGTCAGGTCGACGGATCGATCGTTCGACACTGGCGGGGGATGCGTCTTGCCCTCAGAAGAGCAGCCCGACAACCTGCTTCAGGATCGTGGCCGCCGGCACCACGAGGAAGACGACCGGCAGGAAAGGAATCACGAGGCCGACCGCCAGCGACATCAGATCCCGGCGGCTCACCGGCACGACATGCACCTTGCGTGCATTTAAAGTGATTGAATAAAGATCCGTCATCGCGGAAAAATCCGTGACGCCGAATACCCGATCTTCGATGGGTCGACTCTCGTCGATCAGCCACTTCTGCTCGAACGCCGCCCCCATGCGGCGCGCGAACGAGCCGTACATCACGCTGCCGCGGCGGCCGGTCAGGACGAGCGCCGGCGTGAAGACCAGGAGCGGGGCAACGAAGAGCGCGATGATCACGACTACGTACCCGACGTCGAAATACGTTTGCGACATCGTCAACCGGCCCGCCTCGGCGATGACTTGCGCCGATCGCCCGGCCGCGATCGCGGAGAAGCCCAGTCCGACCGAAACAAACGCGCCGACCGACCGCCCGACGAACGCGATGCCGCCGTTCCCGTCGGGATGGGCCGCGACCAGATGAAGATCGCAGCGCGCGATGCGGCACAGGAGCATGCCCCACGCGGCGATGCGCCACATCCAATGAAACGCCAGCGCGAACAGCACCGGCAGGCTGACGAGGACGTGCCACCAGCCCGCCGGAGAAAACCCGAGCGCGGCTGAAGAGTTGACATGCCAATCGGCGAGACGCTCCATCGGGAAAGCCAATCCAACAGCAGCGCTCGCGATGTATGCAGCGATCACCGCAACGACCTTGCCGAATGTCGAGTCCATCGAGTATCGCGCGCGCGCGGCGGCGCGGTCGAACCGCTCGCGGTCGCCGACGATGCCGCTTCTCGAGAAAATGTCGATGATCCGCCACAACCGGGGCATGCACAGCTCGTTCGCGAGCACGAAGAGCGGCACGCACACGAGGCAGCGCACGGCGGCGGCAATCTGATCGCGCAGCAGCGCTGCTCCGGACGGCTCGCTGGGCGCGGCGATGCTCAGAATGACGATCGGGAGCCACGTCACGATCGCCGCCAGCACCGCGTACCGGGCCGCGCGACGTCTGCCGCGCGTCATGGAACAACCGCCGGTGTTACACGAATCGAACCAACGACGTACTCGCCGTCACCCCCGGACTTGCTCGGCGTGTTGGACTCGAACAGTAACACCGGCGGCATGGGCACACACTACGGCGCACGTGAGGCGCAGGTTATTGGACGTTCGTCCGATCAACGGTTCGCGTACGAAGCGGTATCGTCGGCGCCATGATTCAACGACTGGAACAGCCGGATTCGGCGCGCGTGCTGCGCGACGTCAGCGACGCCCTCCGCGATGCGCTTGTCCCCGAACGTATCGCCGAGCGAGCGGTGCATCAGCTCGAGCGCGGTGTGAGCGAGGGGCTTCGCGACGTGCTGCGCGCGCGGCTGGCGCGCGATCTCCGCGATGCGTTGCGCGACGCCGGGGGGCACGGCGCCAATGCCATCGTCGCGATGAACCTGCTGAACGTGCGTCTGAGCGATGCGATCGAGGATCGCGCACGCGACGTCCTCGGCGAGGGCGTTCCGCTGATTCTGCGCGAGCGGCTGCCCAATGCGCTTCACGCGGCGATCAACGTCGCCGGGCTCCCGAAACCGCTTGACGCAGACGCGATCGACGAGTTGGCCGAACGATTGTATGGCGCCGCCGAGAAAGCGGTGCGCCAGCGGCTGCGCGATGGGCTGCGGCATGTCATTCGCAGTCGCGTTGCCCAAGTCGCGCGTGAGCGGCTCGATGAGGATTTTCAGCTGAAAGCGTCCGAGCATGCGGCGGCAAGTGACGAAGCGGGCGAGCGAACCGCGGCGTTGCTCGGCGAAGCGGTGGAGCAGGCGCTGCACGATCGCGTGCTACGCGGCGTGATGGAGCGCTTTCGCTGCATCGTCGCCAACAGCTTGCACGAGGCGACAGGCGAGCGAAACGGCGATCGGTTGGCTGAATCGTTCCGACGCGCGGTGGAGAACGGCGACGCCGCGCAACCACGTGCGACGGCGCACGGCCGGCTCGGCGTCGCGGCCACGTTGGATCGCCTGGCGCAGACGATCGAGCGGCCGATCGCGGACGCGGTGCGAGAGCAGTTGATGGATGGCTTGCGCGAACGCATCGAGACGACGGTGCGGACCAACCTCGAGGACGTGTTGAGAGAGCGACTGAGCGGCGCCATTCGGGGCGCGATCGCGCATCAGGCGGCGCGCGACGTCATCGATGTCGAGCGGCTCGCCGACAGCATCCACTACGAGTTGGCCGAGATCGTGCGCGCGCGCATTTGCGATGGCATTCGCGCACGGACCGCCGAGGCGGTGCGCACACGACTCGCCGAAGCCATCAAGATGGGCGTCTCTCGGTCGCCCATCGCTTGACGGCCGCGGAGTGAATGGAGCGCCGTCTCAGTAATTCAACCGAAGAGTCAACCCAAGCGCGTTGACGTTGTGCGGCTCACCACGCGAATTGCTTTGTCGCGCCACGTACACGTCCGACGATATCGGGCCACGAACACGCAGCTCGGTGCCGACTCGACCGCCAAGCCGCGCGATCGTGTTGTAGCGAGAGTCGTAATACGCTTCCACGGTGCCGTACGGCGCCCACCACGGCCCCTTGGGCGCGAGCGACCAGCGCTGTACGTGAATGCGTTCGCGCAGGCGATACGAATATGCTCCATTCACGTATCGCAGCTCGATGCGGCTGCGGCTGACGAAGCGCGCGAACGGCGGCGAGTACGCGGCGAACGTCGCCTCGCCGACGACGCGCGACTCGCGGTAGCTCGCGTCGCGCGTGCTGAAGGTGTATCGGAATCCG
Protein-coding regions in this window:
- a CDS encoding OmpA family protein, encoding MWTEDKRDRLRGSSLMFVFTVLLVVLFAAFAAHLSAQTPQPLPATTVTAPANFTEGQGAKVKGLIISRRGDDMVIRDEDGHVDVITLTEGTRISSPSGLFKTEKQPRDVSSLLPGLIVEVKGNGGDRGNLVADKISFHSSALRVAQQVAAGTVALSMRVGANADSIDKVGGNLEATKARIADSLAALEARARDSLAAISVRFDDIDKYDVRDSMMVTFATASSTLTDDDRQALDAVAAKAMTQDGYLIEVTGYADAVGRASSNLELSERRAEAVVHYLVKERGIPLRRLLNPTGFGEDDPAASNETPEGRAQNRRALVKVLVNRAQR
- a CDS encoding DUF2092 domain-containing protein, whose translation is MAYRRIWMIAAGLTGAAALGAAAVTARGDAARTRHAAGTLAPGDSSPVVDPDAVAALDKMGNYLRTLKAVQIKAVVTDEEVSLDGEKVQTTNTVDLLASRPNRMRVEVASERQPRVFYYDGKTFTLWAPKLDFYAKTDAPGTINELADRLSDKYNIDLPLVDLFRWGTPESGFKELTAATDMGPSSVDGTTCEQYVFRQDGLDWQLWIQSGDYPLPRKLVLTTTTDDARPQHTSVWTWNLAPSFNDQEFAFTPPAGAHRIEFLDAEKLRALGATGGAK
- a CDS encoding DUF4136 domain-containing protein, with amino-acid sequence MIGKVHNVHGRTWRALALCGALVALGACGDDDNNLVVVGPGGTPDGVVTTLKDSAFDFTVLHTFAMPDTIMHLVPATGTPLAVTGQFDRATLDKVRASFLARGYTQVTPSSTVIPDFIVLVGATATTNYNAWVGYPFFAVWGSSPVWVFNPSFDNSWTIVYPWAAVVGVTAFDRGTLLIDLIPTKTVTPVTKSVRSAWSGVATGELNGSFGQGTINAAVDEMFRQSPYLVSGPTVNPLNQR